ACCGTTTGCATATTACAGTCCCGAAAATATCCTTAAATTCGCCGATTCTCTGTATGCCCAAGGCGATTACCTTCGTGCTGCAGGTGAGTACCAGCGCTACCTTTTCTATCAGCCCCAAGAAAGCGCGCAAATCCATTATAAAATTGCAGTCTGTTATCGCTTCGGTGGTAAAACCGAGCAAGCGATTCAAGGTTTTGAGGCACTTTTGCGAACCGACCCCGAAGGTCAATTTGCCAGCCGTGCCTACTATCAGATCGGTGCCACCTATTTCCTGATGGATCGGTATGAACAGTCCGCGCAATTTCTCCATGAAGCACTACCACGCATAACGGATGCACGCCAACACGCCGAAGCGGAGCAGCTGATTGGACTCTCTTATCTGAGGCAAAAACGGTGGTCTGAAGCAGGTAAGTTTTTTAAGGCGTTGCAGAAATCAGATGTAATGCAGATCAGAGAAAAAGCAGAAGTGTATCACATTTACGCGGAGAAGGGTGCAGCTTTACCGACCCGCAGCCCATTTTTAGCAGGAACTCTCTCTACAATTGTACCCGGAGCCGGACGACTCTATACCGGTCGCTTTGGAGACGCACTAACCACCCTTTTCACAGTTGGTTTAACAGGTTGGCAGGCTTATGATGGCTTTCGTAGAGACGGGCTTTCATCGGCAAAAGGCTGGACACTCGGCACACTCTGCGGTATCTTCTATGTGGGTAACATCTACGGATCTGTAATTTCAGCCCGCGTTTACAATCACCACGTGACGGACGAGTTCTTGGCAACATTGTTGGTAGAATTGCCGTATTAGTTGAGACAGCCCCTTAGTCTGCTCCAATTTTAAGGAAAATCTCGCCATCAAAGTCTGGGATCTTATGAAGCGACTGGGTTTTACCACCATTGACTCCGACAACACGGTCATCGAAAGTGACCGTTTGTTCAGAACCGCTACGGTTGTATATTGCCCACCCATTTTCAAACTCGCGGATAAAGAGTCCAGGGACATCTCGGTATTGGACTGCTTGCTCCTGGAGCGGTTGACCGAGGTCAGCATCCCAAAAATCATACCAATTGTGTAAATGATCGGGGACGGGTATAGCATTGTCGTCACCAAACAGTACATAACCGTCTGAGTGTGTTAGGCTCAACGTGGTAATCATGCGCATCCACTGTTGATTTTCTGAACTGTTCCGCTCCGCAACGCGTGTATTTAAATCTCCCATATACTCCGTTACGACGCGCCACCCTTCTAAGCAGTTGATTCGTGGCTCTCTCAAGTGCTGTTCAGCCCATAGCAATGTCTTTTCTATCTGTAAAACCTGATCAAGGCTATACCCTTTGTTATGTTCCGGCTTATAACACTCCATGAAGATACCGTTGACGTACGGCGCGGATTTTGGAATCTGACGC
The Candidatus Poribacteria bacterium genome window above contains:
- a CDS encoding tetratricopeptide repeat protein, which codes for MIILLNTALLSFADSEEPFAYYSPENILKFADSLYAQGDYLRAAGEYQRYLFYQPQESAQIHYKIAVCYRFGGKTEQAIQGFEALLRTDPEGQFASRAYYQIGATYFLMDRYEQSAQFLHEALPRITDARQHAEAEQLIGLSYLRQKRWSEAGKFFKALQKSDVMQIREKAEVYHIYAEKGAALPTRSPFLAGTLSTIVPGAGRLYTGRFGDALTTLFTVGLTGWQAYDGFRRDGLSSAKGWTLGTLCGIFYVGNIYGSVISARVYNHHVTDEFLATLLVELPY